The Acanthopagrus latus isolate v.2019 chromosome 13, fAcaLat1.1, whole genome shotgun sequence genome contains a region encoding:
- the ca4c gene encoding carbonic anhydrase IV c, which produces MDSSVHLLTLLSLLSHCTAQWCYQSQYSCDDTCRDPTHWAAQFPSCGGLRQSPINIVTNKVHVNSALPPFSFIGHTNTNNITAENKGHSAHFILPQSVRLTGGALPGHYRAAQFHFHWGDSGRPGSEHTIDGERFPMELHIVHIKEPYGSLAEAEHDMAGIALLAFLFEESTDDHPHLDAVIAALGRVQNNGSSTVIPNFRLSDIIPSAKELHSYYRYVGSMTTPGCEQAVAWTVFHRTLPISSRQLDAIVKQCRFWTGQPMTDIFRPTQPLDGRVVYRSKASAALSSAIHMWFGVLSVVFGTTGLMD; this is translated from the exons ATGGATTCTTCTGTCCACCTCCTGACGCTGCTTTCTCTCCTGTCGCACTGCACAG ctcagtggTGTTACCAGAGCCAGTACTCCTGTGATGACACATGCAGAG atCCGACCCACTGGGCGGCTCAGTTTCCCAGCTGTGGAGGATTACGCCAGTCTCCCATTAACATCGTCACCAACAAGGTGCACGTCAACAGCGCCCTGCCGCCCTTCAGCTTCATCGGCCACACCAACACAAATAACATTACAGCGGAAAACAAAGGACACTCTG CTCATTTTATTCTACCGCAGTCTGTGCGACTGACGGGAGGAGCTCTGCCTGGTCACTACAGAGCCGCCCAGTTTCACTTCCACTGGGGGGACAGTGGGAGACCGGGATCAGAGCACACCATCGATGGAGAACGGTTCCCCATGGAG CTGCACATCGTCCACATCAAGGAGCCGTACGGGTCTCTGGCAGAGGCCGAACATGACATGGCCGGTATAGCTCTGCTCGCCTTCCTGTTCGAG GAATCGACAGACGATCACCCTCACTTGGATGCAGTCATAGCTGCTTTGGGTCGAGTACAAAACAACG gcagcagcacagtgatCCCAAACTTTCgactcagtgacatcatcccATCAGCAAAGGAGCTCCACAGTTACTACCGCTACGTTGGCTCCATGACGACTCCAGGGTGTGAGCAGGCGGTGGCCTGGACGGTGTTTCACAGGACCCTGCCCATCAGCAGTCGAcag ctgGACGCCATCGTGAAGCAGTGTCGATTCTGGACGGGCCAGCCCATGACGGACATCTTCAGACCCACGCAGCCTCTGGACGGCAGGGTGGTGTACCGGTCCAAGGCGAGCGCAGCTCTGTCCAGCGCGATCCACATGTGGTTCGGTGTTCTGTCAGTTGTGTTTGGGACAACGGGGCTGATGGACTGA